A region of Roseofilum capinflatum BLCC-M114 DNA encodes the following proteins:
- a CDS encoding diflavin flavoprotein, whose translation MSSTIKPRDVQVVYLDHQTTLLRSRTWDRLKFEVEYSLQKGTTANSFLIKSDKIALIDPPGESFTDNYIKALQDRLDLKSIDYVIVHHFNPNRGATLKALLKLAPQLTLVCSKAAKLALEKLWEEEGLEVKVQLVNRSDLDLDLGQGHHLQFIPTPTPRWPDGICTYDPLSQILFTDKFFGAHVCGDQVFDEGWKLYSEDRQYYFDCLHAAQPRQVLTALDRMKDKPTRFYAPGHGPLLRYGKQELTQLYRSWSEKQSGQELSVALIYASAYGNTGTLAQTIARGITKSSVGVELIDCELADPAEIQAQVEKCDGFILGSPTLAGHPPTQVQTALGIVLSTAAKTKLAGVFGSFGWSGEAIDILQSKLEDAGYQFGFEPIRVKFAPTDAILQQCEEAGIDFAQQLKKDLKRRTPKRSVNVSSSDRTAQAVGRVVGSLCVVSAHRGDLHSGMLASWVSQATFNPPGLTIAVAKDRAMESLTHSGDRFVLNILPEKSPLIRQFTRKFAPGEDRFAGLETEIAENGGKILKDALAYLECTVGDRMECGDHWMVYATVESGKVFDRSGVTAVHHRKTGSYY comes from the coding sequence ATGTCATCTACAATTAAACCCCGTGATGTCCAAGTCGTTTATCTCGATCATCAAACCACTTTATTGCGATCGCGAACCTGGGATCGTCTGAAATTTGAAGTTGAATATTCCCTACAAAAGGGAACAACCGCGAATTCATTCCTGATTAAAAGCGATAAAATTGCCTTAATCGATCCCCCAGGAGAATCCTTTACCGATAACTATATTAAAGCCCTCCAAGATCGACTGGATCTCAAGTCCATTGATTACGTGATTGTTCACCACTTTAATCCCAATCGGGGAGCCACTCTCAAAGCCTTACTTAAGCTGGCTCCTCAACTAACCCTCGTCTGCTCGAAAGCTGCTAAATTAGCCCTGGAAAAGCTTTGGGAAGAGGAAGGTCTAGAGGTAAAGGTGCAATTGGTTAACCGCTCAGATCTAGACCTCGACCTGGGCCAAGGTCATCATCTTCAGTTTATCCCCACCCCAACCCCCCGATGGCCCGATGGCATTTGCACCTACGATCCCCTCTCGCAAATTCTATTTACAGATAAATTTTTTGGCGCTCATGTCTGTGGGGATCAAGTCTTTGATGAAGGATGGAAACTCTATAGCGAAGACCGGCAGTATTATTTTGATTGTCTCCATGCGGCACAACCTCGGCAGGTACTGACGGCCCTAGACCGGATGAAAGATAAACCGACTCGCTTCTATGCTCCTGGTCACGGGCCGCTGCTACGCTACGGGAAACAGGAGTTAACCCAGCTCTATCGCTCTTGGAGCGAGAAGCAAAGCGGACAGGAGTTATCGGTGGCTCTAATTTATGCATCCGCTTATGGGAATACGGGAACTTTAGCCCAGACGATCGCCCGTGGAATTACGAAATCGAGTGTGGGGGTTGAGTTAATTGATTGTGAACTGGCCGATCCGGCTGAGATTCAGGCTCAGGTGGAAAAATGTGATGGCTTTATTTTAGGTTCTCCCACCTTAGCGGGCCATCCCCCCACCCAGGTGCAAACGGCTTTAGGAATTGTGCTATCAACGGCAGCGAAAACGAAACTTGCGGGCGTATTTGGGTCGTTTGGCTGGAGTGGAGAAGCGATCGATATTTTGCAGAGCAAGTTGGAGGATGCGGGATATCAGTTTGGGTTTGAGCCGATCCGGGTGAAGTTTGCCCCCACGGATGCCATTTTGCAGCAATGTGAGGAAGCGGGGATTGATTTTGCCCAACAGTTGAAGAAGGATCTCAAACGACGGACTCCGAAGCGCTCGGTGAATGTGTCGAGTAGCGATCGCACCGCACAAGCGGTTGGCCGAGTGGTCGGATCGTTGTGCGTGGTTTCGGCCCATCGGGGAGACCTGCATAGCGGAATGCTTGCCAGTTGGGTGTCTCAAGCAACGTTTAATCCTCCAGGGTTAACAATTGCGGTGGCTAAAGACCGAGCAATGGAGTCGTTAACCCATTCAGGCGATCGCTTTGTGTTGAATATTTTGCCCGAAAAGAGTCCTTTAATCCGCCAATTTACCCGCAAGTTTGCCCCCGGAGAAGACCGGTTTGCAGGCTTGGAAACGGAAATAGCGGAAAATGGCGGTAAGATTCTCAAGGATGCCCTTGCTTACCTCGAATGTACGGTAGGCGATCGCATGGAATGCGGCGATCATTGGATGGTTTACGCCACCGTTGAGAGCGGTAAAGTCTTTGATAGAAGTGGGGTAACCGCCGTTCACCATCGCAAAACCGGCAGTTATTATTAA
- a CDS encoding photosystem II protein, Psb35-related yields the protein MVNLVILSLLFIAGWVAASVIGTQAYFMGEQTKSIHERNWDSDGFNSIAKSVTGQETDYTNRVPGYSLDSYGSNTLAS from the coding sequence ATGGTTAACTTAGTTATTCTTTCCTTACTGTTTATCGCTGGTTGGGTTGCTGCTTCTGTAATCGGAACTCAAGCCTACTTCATGGGAGAACAAACCAAATCTATCCACGAACGCAACTGGGACTCTGATGGCTTCAACAGCATCGCCAAATCTGTAACCGGTCAAGAAACCGACTACACCAACCGCGTCCCTGGATATAGCTTGGATAGTTATGGCAGTAACACCCTGGCCAGCTAA
- a CDS encoding bifunctional folylpolyglutamate synthase/dihydrofolate synthase codes for MKNKNPKTSQWGQAISPEMRSRIADLLPPHQHVAVHLGLDRIKHLLAALGNPQDRVPLIHVAGTNGKGSVCAYIGSILEAAGYGVGRYTSPHLRDWTERICINGQAIAPEDLYNNLVKVLEVVNPEDSPTQFELFTAAAWLYFADQECDVGVMEVGLGGRLDATNVCDRPLATVIVSIGWDHWQVLGPTLGDIAREKAGILKADCPAIIGAVPPEAKTVIQERIQALNCPAIYPPAAQDLGGGKARFADIEYQLPLVGAHQLQNSALAIATIQSLPPSGWTISPQAIQQGIARTQWPGRLEWSIWKHQRILIDGAHNPESAIVLRHYLDTLEPTPIHWVMGMLSTKSHTEILQILLRPGDRLFTVPVPDSNCASPQELVELAQTLQPDLCSGEPYADLADALDAAAIDSSGLTVVCGSLYLLGYYFSLAIDS; via the coding sequence TTGAAGAATAAGAACCCTAAAACCTCTCAATGGGGGCAGGCGATCTCACCAGAGATGCGGAGCCGGATCGCCGATTTGTTACCCCCCCATCAGCATGTGGCTGTCCATCTTGGGTTAGATCGGATTAAGCACCTGTTAGCAGCCCTCGGTAACCCCCAGGATCGGGTTCCGTTAATCCATGTGGCTGGAACCAATGGTAAGGGGTCGGTTTGCGCTTATATCGGCTCGATTTTAGAAGCCGCAGGCTATGGCGTGGGGCGCTATACTTCCCCCCATTTGCGAGATTGGACGGAAAGAATCTGTATTAATGGCCAGGCGATCGCCCCAGAAGACCTCTATAACAATTTAGTCAAGGTTTTAGAAGTCGTTAATCCTGAAGATTCACCGACTCAGTTTGAACTCTTTACAGCGGCCGCTTGGCTCTATTTTGCTGACCAGGAGTGCGATGTAGGGGTGATGGAAGTGGGATTAGGGGGCCGTTTAGATGCCACTAATGTCTGCGATCGCCCTTTAGCGACTGTGATTGTCTCCATCGGTTGGGATCATTGGCAAGTGTTGGGCCCCACCCTAGGAGATATTGCCAGAGAAAAAGCCGGTATCCTCAAAGCCGACTGTCCCGCGATTATTGGTGCTGTCCCTCCAGAAGCAAAAACCGTCATCCAGGAAAGAATTCAAGCGTTAAACTGCCCAGCGATTTATCCCCCAGCCGCCCAAGATCTCGGTGGAGGAAAAGCCAGATTTGCTGATATCGAGTATCAACTGCCTTTAGTAGGAGCGCATCAACTACAAAACTCTGCTTTGGCGATCGCCACCATTCAAAGCTTACCCCCTTCAGGCTGGACGATTTCTCCCCAAGCAATCCAACAGGGAATCGCCCGTACCCAATGGCCCGGTCGCCTAGAATGGAGTATCTGGAAACACCAGCGCATCCTGATTGATGGGGCCCATAATCCCGAATCGGCGATCGTGTTGCGGCACTATCTCGATACCCTAGAGCCTACTCCCATTCATTGGGTGATGGGAATGCTCTCGACCAAATCCCATACAGAAATCTTACAAATTCTTCTGCGTCCGGGCGATCGCCTCTTCACTGTCCCCGTTCCCGATAGCAATTGCGCTTCCCCCCAAGAGCTAGTCGAACTCGCTCAAACCCTACAACCAGACTTATGCAGTGGTGAACCCTATGCAGATCTCGCAGATGCTCTAGATGCGGCCGCGATCGACTCTTCTGGGTTAACCGTGGTTTGCGGTTCCTTATATCTGCTCGGTTATTATTTCTCCCTGGCCATAGACTCCTAA
- a CDS encoding photosystem II protein Y, with protein MDWRVVVVLLPIAVAGGWAVFNIGAAALTQIQNFLNSREA; from the coding sequence ATGGATTGGCGTGTTGTCGTTGTTTTACTACCGATCGCTGTTGCTGGAGGATGGGCTGTTTTTAATATTGGTGCAGCAGCTCTCACTCAGATTCAGAACTTCTTAAACAGCCGGGAAGCATAA
- a CDS encoding DUF3352 domain-containing protein: MNLAPIAQWGKAVFVNVFKLSALVACGLVLCLSGCARSQFPGDSAAVEALSAARFISKQAPVVVSLSEKPDRVLSEIKGFDRGKKLLQNTLLDSTGLEYQQDIQPWLDGGGIWAMTSTDLDRQGDNGQQPGYLVVLPTKNAQLSQELLEVYWQREAIAGQDLVFEPYKGTQLIYSRKENTIATTVVGSRFVLLANHPKVLREGINNVQVADLSLGATPDYQQLQELNRDKGKAIAWINLPQFAQKLGMDVNHPLYAALGMSVQFQQDGLLAKTDWLPTDPALLAGGEAPLNPSSLLTYLPPSSYLAINGVNLRQFWQQVQTETAGYGNISEILRQPLLDWGKQWQLDVQADILDAIEGEYAIALLPDEEEGDLDWIIISEKTGESLTDRLDAMVNQQGLSVGSFKLDDRTLVAWTKLIADPIVEGKETAKSRLLKAKVQGVHTTVNQYEIITSSIAAMDRVLKAKKTGNSLATDALFQDSIAALPPVNHGYFFVNWRSAQKPLERQIPLLRLVELAGKPLLDPLESVAIASSSTSEERQADIFFNYMAVH; encoded by the coding sequence ATGAATCTAGCCCCGATCGCCCAATGGGGTAAAGCGGTATTCGTCAATGTCTTCAAACTATCTGCACTTGTGGCCTGCGGATTGGTCTTGTGCCTTAGTGGATGCGCCCGATCGCAGTTTCCGGGAGATTCGGCAGCAGTGGAAGCCTTATCTGCGGCTCGGTTTATTTCTAAACAAGCGCCGGTCGTCGTCTCCTTATCCGAGAAGCCGGATCGGGTGTTATCGGAAATTAAAGGATTCGATCGAGGGAAAAAACTGCTACAAAATACCCTCCTTGATAGCACCGGTTTAGAGTATCAGCAAGATATTCAGCCTTGGCTGGATGGGGGCGGAATTTGGGCGATGACGAGTACGGATCTCGATCGCCAAGGGGACAATGGACAACAACCGGGTTATTTGGTGGTGCTACCGACGAAAAACGCCCAACTTTCCCAAGAATTATTAGAAGTCTATTGGCAACGGGAGGCGATCGCCGGCCAAGATTTGGTGTTTGAACCCTACAAAGGCACACAGTTAATTTATAGCCGCAAAGAAAACACGATTGCTACCACGGTAGTGGGATCGCGGTTTGTGTTATTGGCAAATCATCCTAAAGTCCTGCGCGAAGGGATTAATAATGTGCAAGTTGCCGATCTGAGTTTAGGCGCAACCCCAGACTATCAACAGTTGCAGGAACTCAATAGGGATAAAGGAAAGGCGATCGCCTGGATCAATCTGCCTCAGTTTGCCCAAAAGTTGGGTATGGATGTCAATCATCCCTTGTATGCAGCCTTGGGGATGAGTGTGCAATTCCAACAAGATGGACTGTTAGCCAAAACAGATTGGTTACCCACCGATCCAGCTTTGCTCGCAGGAGGAGAAGCGCCCTTAAATCCCTCTTCCCTGTTAACGTATCTGCCCCCTAGCAGTTATTTAGCCATCAACGGTGTTAACCTGCGTCAGTTTTGGCAACAGGTGCAAACAGAAACGGCAGGTTATGGGAACATTTCCGAGATTCTGCGCCAACCCTTGCTCGACTGGGGAAAACAATGGCAATTAGACGTGCAAGCCGATATTCTTGATGCCATTGAAGGAGAATATGCGATCGCCTTGTTACCCGATGAAGAAGAAGGGGATTTAGATTGGATTATCATTAGCGAGAAAACGGGAGAGAGTTTAACCGATCGTTTAGATGCGATGGTGAACCAGCAAGGCTTGAGTGTTGGCTCTTTTAAGTTAGACGATCGAACCCTGGTGGCTTGGACGAAATTAATCGCCGATCCGATCGTGGAAGGGAAAGAAACGGCTAAAAGTCGGTTATTAAAAGCCAAAGTGCAAGGGGTGCATACAACCGTTAACCAGTATGAGATTATCACCTCATCTATTGCTGCTATGGATCGGGTACTGAAAGCCAAAAAGACAGGCAATTCCTTAGCTACCGATGCCCTCTTTCAAGACAGTATCGCCGCTTTACCTCCAGTCAACCATGGCTATTTCTTTGTCAATTGGCGATCGGCTCAAAAACCCCTGGAGCGTCAAATTCCTCTGTTAAGGCTGGTAGAATTGGCAGGCAAGCCTCTCTTAGACCCCTTAGAATCGGTGGCGATCGCCAGCTCTAGCACTTCCGAGGAACGTCAAGCCGATATCTTCTTCAACTATATGGCTGTCCACTGA
- a CDS encoding sulfite exporter TauE/SafE family protein, which translates to MTVTQIILLASGGLLAGILAGFLGIGGGTVLVPLLTTLGYSPVESVATSSLSILITASSGTVQNWRMGYLKLSKVLLLGFPAMITAQVGSIFADRLPSYLLLFCFGLLLLLNLYLVQVRKTLTQSEPTIEEPQFNPTLARMITGSIAGFMAGFLGVGGGVIMVPLQILWLGETIKDAVRTSLGVIVLTALSACIGHALQNNVVPLAGILLGTGGLIGVQISTRFLPTLEDRVITFGFRLLLALLATYVFWQAWTQWTAI; encoded by the coding sequence ATGACTGTAACCCAAATTATTTTATTAGCCAGTGGAGGACTCTTAGCCGGAATTCTCGCGGGTTTTTTAGGCATTGGTGGCGGAACCGTTTTAGTTCCCCTCTTAACCACATTAGGCTATTCCCCGGTCGAATCTGTGGCCACCAGTAGCCTCTCGATTTTAATCACTGCTAGTTCGGGAACGGTGCAAAATTGGCGCATGGGTTACTTAAAATTATCTAAAGTCCTACTCTTAGGATTCCCAGCAATGATTACGGCTCAAGTGGGCAGTATTTTCGCCGATCGCCTCCCCTCCTATCTTCTCCTCTTCTGCTTCGGACTGCTCTTACTGCTCAACCTCTATTTAGTCCAAGTCCGCAAAACCCTCACCCAGTCCGAACCTACCATCGAAGAACCCCAGTTTAATCCCACCTTGGCGAGAATGATTACCGGCTCGATCGCCGGATTTATGGCCGGGTTTTTAGGGGTAGGGGGAGGAGTGATCATGGTTCCCCTACAGATTTTATGGCTCGGAGAAACCATTAAAGATGCCGTCCGCACCAGTTTAGGCGTGATTGTTCTCACCGCTTTATCCGCTTGTATCGGTCATGCGCTACAAAACAATGTGGTTCCTTTAGCTGGAATTTTATTAGGAACGGGGGGATTAATTGGGGTACAAATCAGTACCCGATTTTTACCGACATTGGAGGATCGGGTGATTACCTTTGGCTTTCGTCTGCTGTTGGCACTATTGGCGACTTACGTCTTTTGGCAAGCGTGGACTCAGTGGACAGCCATATAG
- a CDS encoding acetamidase/formamidase family protein: MKEHILRATCETVHLGGFSDKVPPVLTVESGDRIQIETYTGFYLIEEHHRAPQAFFPPELLDICHHLPPERKIGPGPHLLTGPIHIQNAQPGDILEIRLERITPSLPVGFNAIRAGWGALPQQFPDPALRFIPLDLDQQIAYFPGHPEIKIPLQPFFGILAVAPPSEPHSSVPPGTFGGNMDNRELQAGSRLFLPVQVPGGLLSVGDGHGAQGDGEVNVTAIETSMNGTIQVILHQNFPLPVPLAQTPTDLITMGFAPTLDQALEQALEQMIQVLVYCGGLTPEEAYVLCSLAASFRITQVVNRPQKGVHGLFPLKMLPQGFQF, translated from the coding sequence ATGAAAGAACATATTTTAAGAGCAACCTGCGAGACTGTGCATCTGGGGGGATTTTCGGATAAAGTTCCGCCTGTGCTTACGGTGGAGTCAGGCGATCGCATCCAGATCGAGACCTATACTGGATTTTACCTCATTGAGGAGCATCATCGCGCCCCCCAAGCTTTCTTCCCTCCAGAACTGCTAGACATCTGCCACCATCTCCCCCCTGAGCGCAAAATCGGCCCCGGCCCCCACCTGCTCACCGGCCCCATCCACATCCAAAATGCCCAACCTGGGGACATTCTCGAAATTCGTCTAGAGCGCATTACCCCCAGTTTACCCGTCGGGTTTAACGCCATTCGAGCCGGTTGGGGAGCCTTACCCCAACAGTTCCCCGACCCCGCGCTGCGCTTCATTCCCCTAGACCTCGACCAACAAATTGCCTACTTTCCCGGTCATCCAGAAATTAAAATCCCCCTTCAGCCCTTTTTTGGCATTTTAGCCGTTGCCCCCCCCTCAGAACCCCATTCTTCCGTCCCTCCGGGCACATTTGGCGGCAATATGGACAACCGAGAATTGCAAGCTGGATCTCGGCTCTTTCTCCCCGTCCAAGTCCCTGGGGGCCTCCTCTCGGTTGGCGATGGTCACGGGGCCCAAGGGGATGGGGAAGTTAATGTTACGGCGATCGAAACCTCCATGAATGGCACAATTCAAGTTATTCTGCATCAAAACTTTCCCCTTCCTGTCCCCCTCGCCCAAACCCCCACCGACCTGATTACCATGGGATTTGCCCCCACCCTCGATCAAGCCTTAGAACAAGCCTTAGAACAGATGATCCAGGTGCTGGTATACTGCGGAGGTCTCACCCCAGAAGAAGCCTATGTTCTCTGTAGTTTAGCCGCTTCTTTTCGGATTACCCAAGTGGTGAATCGACCGCAAAAAGGGGTTCATGGCCTATTTCCCCTGAAGATGCTTCCCCAAGGTTTTCAATTCTGA
- a CDS encoding DNA adenine methylase, with the protein MTSKNQRAKPFLKWAGGKSQLLSQFEAHYPPELKQGKIKRYIEPFLGGGAVFFDLAQTYDFGSVFLYDVNPELVLVYQVVKHYPDDLMAALEQLENKYHGLTHSERKDFYFLIREQYNTQRLDFNYEKYSPDSTVRASWLIFLNRTCFNGLFRINSKGEFNVPPGKYKHPKILDADNLRVASEVLQKAEIIGGDFQSCESVMTDDSFIYFDPPYRPLSQTAKFTAYAQSEFAEREQERLGQFFRKLDRLYDVKMMLSNSDPKNEDPTDDFFERLYEGFTIERVSANRMINSKGKKRGLVQEIVVKNY; encoded by the coding sequence ATGACATCAAAAAATCAACGCGCTAAACCCTTCTTAAAATGGGCAGGGGGTAAATCTCAACTGCTCTCTCAATTTGAAGCACACTATCCCCCTGAATTAAAACAGGGAAAAATAAAGCGCTATATTGAGCCATTTTTAGGGGGGGGTGCGGTCTTTTTTGACTTAGCGCAAACCTATGATTTTGGCTCTGTATTTCTGTATGATGTGAATCCGGAACTGGTGTTAGTGTATCAGGTGGTGAAGCACTATCCAGACGACTTGATGGCGGCATTAGAACAACTGGAAAATAAATATCATGGTTTGACCCATTCTGAGCGCAAAGACTTCTATTTTCTGATTCGGGAACAGTATAATACCCAAAGACTAGACTTTAACTATGAAAAGTATTCTCCAGATTCTACCGTGAGAGCGAGTTGGCTAATTTTTCTGAATCGCACTTGTTTTAATGGTCTGTTTCGTATCAATAGTAAGGGGGAGTTTAATGTGCCTCCGGGGAAATATAAACATCCGAAAATTTTGGATGCAGACAACTTGCGAGTAGCGTCTGAGGTGTTGCAGAAAGCAGAAATTATCGGTGGAGATTTTCAGAGCTGTGAATCTGTGATGACAGACGATTCATTTATCTATTTTGATCCGCCCTATCGCCCCCTGAGTCAAACAGCGAAGTTTACCGCTTATGCTCAATCGGAGTTTGCAGAGCGGGAGCAGGAAAGGTTAGGGCAGTTTTTCCGCAAGTTAGATCGACTGTATGATGTGAAGATGATGTTGAGTAATTCCGATCCGAAAAATGAAGACCCAACTGATGATTTTTTTGAACGGTTGTATGAGGGGTTTACCATTGAGCGGGTATCGGCGAATCGGATGATTAATAGTAAGGGTAAGAAACGGGGATTGGTTCAGGAGATTGTGGTGAAAAATTATTGA
- a CDS encoding Gfo/Idh/MocA family protein: MQNPLNVGLIGTGFAARLRAETLQSDSRSRLVAVVGYNPDKTAEFAQKYGARVLESWQELVQLDDLDLVIISTINRDHGAIAKAALTAQKHVIVEYPLSLNFEGARSLWILSKTQHKLLHIEHIELLGGLHQAFKQTLPQLGEISYLRYSKIAPIHPAPQRWNYHKDLFGFPLVASLPSIHRFTDALGTVETVYAQNRYWPENSDYYHGCFCTAQLQFTSGTIADIVYGKGDIFWQPERKLEVHGHQGTLIFEGEKGSLIQLDKTTEIPVGTRRGLFAQDTQQVLEYLTEGTELYVNPQSSLYALKVACAAERSALTGQKVTVN; encoded by the coding sequence GTGCAGAATCCTTTGAATGTGGGTCTAATTGGTACGGGATTTGCGGCTCGCTTGAGAGCAGAAACTTTACAGAGTGATTCCCGTAGCCGTCTGGTGGCAGTGGTGGGTTATAATCCAGATAAAACGGCTGAGTTTGCCCAAAAATATGGGGCGCGGGTACTAGAATCTTGGCAAGAATTGGTGCAGCTTGATGACCTAGATTTAGTTATAATTAGTACCATCAATCGAGATCATGGGGCGATCGCCAAAGCCGCCTTAACCGCTCAAAAGCATGTCATCGTTGAATATCCCCTATCCCTCAACTTCGAGGGAGCCAGAAGCCTCTGGATACTGTCTAAAACCCAACACAAACTCCTCCATATCGAGCATATCGAACTCTTAGGCGGACTCCACCAAGCCTTTAAGCAAACTCTCCCCCAACTCGGAGAAATCAGCTATCTACGCTATAGCAAAATTGCCCCCATTCATCCCGCACCCCAGCGCTGGAATTATCACAAAGACCTCTTCGGCTTTCCCTTAGTCGCCTCCCTCCCTTCTATCCACCGTTTCACCGATGCATTAGGTACTGTGGAAACAGTTTACGCCCAAAACCGCTATTGGCCGGAGAATTCTGACTATTATCACGGCTGTTTCTGCACTGCCCAACTCCAATTTACTAGCGGTACAATTGCCGATATTGTTTATGGTAAAGGGGATATTTTTTGGCAACCCGAACGAAAATTAGAAGTCCATGGCCATCAAGGAACCCTAATCTTTGAAGGGGAGAAAGGCTCCTTAATTCAACTGGACAAAACCACAGAAATCCCCGTAGGCACACGCCGAGGACTCTTTGCCCAAGACACTCAGCAAGTCTTAGAGTATTTAACAGAAGGGACAGAACTCTATGTTAATCCTCAGTCCAGTTTATACGCCCTTAAAGTCGCTTGCGCTGCCGAAAGATCGGCATTAACGGGACAAAAAGTTACTGTAAATTAG
- a CDS encoding substrate-binding domain-containing protein, which produces MAQNNDPSPFLFIGLFLILGAGGGYWFFLRQPPSPSGDNPPVVSEPNAAPTPTEQTAPNSSTPEFTQPTSVAAGTVIRMDGSTSMVTLNRTLKQGFEGQFPNTTVETQANGSDKGIQGVLMGQLDLAAVSRPLSAQETQEGLMAFPVTSDQIAIAVSNSNPLSAGLTMQQVKDIFQGKITNWSEVGGSNRPIRVINRPVVSGTRQAFQELALQGENFGTGSNVATLDRDATTPMLQALGEDGIGYATADQIVNQQTVRAVAIDGVLPGFSGYPYSRTLYYVYKSPPNEAVTAFLGYVDSMN; this is translated from the coding sequence ATGGCTCAAAATAATGATCCATCTCCGTTTCTGTTTATTGGCCTGTTTTTGATCTTGGGAGCGGGAGGAGGCTACTGGTTTTTCTTGCGCCAACCTCCTTCACCCTCTGGAGATAATCCCCCAGTGGTGAGTGAACCCAACGCAGCACCCACCCCGACAGAACAAACTGCCCCCAATTCCTCAACCCCTGAATTTACCCAACCGACATCGGTGGCAGCCGGTACAGTGATTCGCATGGATGGCAGTACCAGCATGGTGACGTTAAATCGGACTCTGAAACAGGGGTTTGAGGGGCAATTTCCGAATACCACGGTAGAAACTCAAGCCAATGGTTCGGATAAGGGGATTCAAGGGGTGTTGATGGGACAGTTGGATTTAGCGGCAGTGTCTCGTCCCCTGTCAGCGCAGGAGACGCAGGAGGGGTTAATGGCGTTTCCGGTGACGAGCGATCAAATTGCGATCGCCGTCAGCAACAGTAATCCCCTGTCTGCTGGGTTAACGATGCAACAAGTGAAAGACATTTTTCAAGGTAAAATTACCAATTGGTCAGAAGTTGGGGGATCTAATCGTCCCATTCGCGTCATTAATCGACCGGTAGTCAGTGGAACCCGTCAGGCGTTTCAAGAATTGGCCCTACAAGGAGAAAATTTTGGTACAGGCTCTAATGTTGCAACCTTAGACCGAGATGCTACAACTCCCATGTTACAGGCATTAGGTGAGGATGGCATCGGTTATGCCACAGCCGATCAAATTGTCAATCAGCAAACCGTCAGAGCAGTGGCAATTGATGGGGTATTACCGGGATTTTCGGGTTATCCCTATTCGCGCACCTTATATTATGTCTATAAAAGTCCCCCCAATGAGGCGGTAACGGCATTTTTAGGCTATGTAGACAGTATGAATTGA